The region TGTAATATGGGGGCGGACTTAAGAGGCGGTCTTTGGGGTTGTTGACGCCCTGCTCAGGGTGAAACAATATTGTCTTTACAGAACTATAGCGATCATACATGTCACACCATCAAAACATCTTGTCAATACaggtaaaaatgttgtcaagcaTATGAACATCTTTCCGCTGAAACAAAAATTCCATGTCATAGTACATGTGATGCTCAGACTCAAGAATAGGCCATGCATTTTTGCGGAGATTTGTCTTGTCGTTGCAGCAAAAAATATAAGGAGATTTTGGCATCCCACGCACCGATGTACAGTGGCTCATCGCCACAGTCATTCAAATCTCTCCAAACGTAATTGTAAAACATAAACCAGTCTTTGGCAGGGAAAATCAGGCAGGGTTCCTGTGATGTAAAATCAGCTCCAATACCCACAGCATAGAGTTTCACAGTCCGCATCACCTTGACAAACACATCTCTTCCTAAACGATTACCAGACAATGAAAAATAACGTTTCGCAAAATTCACATCTTCATGAAGAAACTCTGTCaaactaacattttgttttttccttggTGCAAAAGTCAGTTCCTCTCTCATTTCAACAGGTTCTCTTGTTGGTGAAATACACATCACTCTTCTAGGGGTTTTAGGAGTTCTCGGAGCAGCCATTGTAGCAGAAAGTTGCAGAGCGTCTTCTGTGTTTTAACTATGGCATcttaaaccattatttaaacaacaaattcaggATGTAGGTAGTGATGTAGGTGTGAAAAGCATACCAGGAAGGAACAATGGTGAGAGGTAAGACATCATTAACATTAACACACCATAAACAATCATTGACATATGACGACTGGCCAATACACTCCAGGAAGAACATGTCCAAACATGTTCTTTAACATGTCCGGACTatcttctacctgtcaatcacgGGTGACATTTTGACAAATAGTATAGGTTATAACTACTAGAGCACAACATATGAAGAGGTAATAACATGCAATTAGTTATTTAGGCTAGTTGTACAAAAAACGAGAAtccatatattgtatattgtattctGATATGCTGTGAAGTTCATGAAAAACAATCACGTTAATTAATTGtgggcacacatgcacacatctcAAATAGTTTTGGTGTAGAACCAAAGATACAGTCAAGTTAAATGGACAAAACTCATGGTTAGGGTTAATTATGAATTAGGATGAATGTCATTTTGAGGATACCTTTATATCCAAAGTACCTCACAGAAACATAAGTCCATAGTTTGTGGAATGAGTGAATCAAACCTCTATTCTTTTAAGTGCTGGTAACATTCTCTACTAACACAGCACCACAATTTGTATTCatagaatgttctttttttttttttttggcatggattttgtttttaacatttgGTTTAACCAAGCTACATTGTTTCAGAGTATTAATCTTAAATACAtgccaaattatttttttcccccaaggaCTTGCTAGTTTGTCATATAATTTGTgcatataatttttttgcttaCAGTTATGTGATGCCCTCAAAGTTTTATTTCCAAAACTGGGGACAGTTACTGGTGGGTGGCTGCTTTACATAtcttcaggtaggccaacacaagtttgtgtgttagtgttgctcattcataaaaaagtatatatgcaGCAGCTAACTGCACATTATGCAACACACACTGTTACTTTATTCCAACAGATGGTAcccaaataaaactttaaaaggtTCTCTTCAGAATCATATctgtacatttattatttagCCAATCTATgttgaatttaagacatttttgtgAACATTTATTAGATAATGTCTAACTGCAAATCAGCAGCTGCAAACTAACTGTTTAATTGTAATAGTTGTATTTGTAAAAGTCAGGTCAAAAAACCTTGACTTATTGTTTTGACTTCAAGACTCATTTAGGTGATTTCTTTAGTCTGAACTGTACTGTGTCAGACAAGAAGTCTAGTTGCTTTGACTTAACTTCTAGATATAATgtatacctaataaagtgttaaaagTTTGCTTCAAATTTTCCTCTGCAATGTTTTCAACAGGCGGATGGGGTTGCCGAAAACTCTCTTGTGGCTCCTGATGATACTGGCTATACAGGCAGGATCTTGAAAGCTGCAAGCCGTGGGGGTAAAAATCTATTCATAGTCCCAATTCAAGAAGAACTCAGCACAAATCCCCTACAACTAACTGATGAAGCATTCAGTAGCATGCCAAAAGCCACATGTCAGAAGTGTGGAGTAGCAGTTCCCCTGCATCTCCTAACAGAACACATCAAGTCTTGTGGTGTCATTGATGTTGGCAGTGATGATAACCTGGATAGCGGTGAGTTTGAAGAGAGAAAATGTAAGAATTCTTCGTTTAAGCTTTTGTTAGCATACAATATAGTATTAAACACCAGAATAAATTCAGAAACTATTTGTTTGAAAATAACACTGTTGTTCTTGCTTGTAACTTCAATTTCTCAACAGCAGCTATGCAGCAGTGTCCTGTCTGCACAGAAATGTTTCCCACTGACTTTATTGAGGTACACGCTTCTTCATGTGGGGAAAGGTATCCACTTACTTTTTATTGTTGATGTTTTTTCTCTCATCAGCAACTGTCTTACTCTTTGTTTTACACAcacagtgcaagtgtaacacaaaaaacattttatgtggGTAGTGCAGGAAATGAGGTGATGCATGAAAGTACTGTAAATGAGGAAGAGCAAGCAGCAATGCCTGGACCATCCGGAACTTGTGTAACAGTTACAGATGGTAGGTGCTGCTCAGGGTTTGAAGTGATGTAGGAAAGTTAAGGAAGGTTATAGTGCAGTAAAAATTGGCATGTCAAAAAGCATGGTCAGCTCTTGATGTTAGCCATGAATTGTTTACCTGAAAAAGCTACCTTGGTATGTATCATAGCAGTCATTTAATATTACAACAATTTCAATTATACTTTTCAATCTTAGCACAATCTTCAAAGCTCAGCGTTATGGAGTGCCAGAGTGGTTGTCTGTTTGACTCATGttttcatatacaggtgcatctcaataaattagaatgtcgtggaaaagttcatttatttcagtaattcaactcaaattgtgaaactcgtgtattaaataaattcaatgcacacagactgaagtagtttaagtctttggttcttttaattgtgatgattttggctcacatttaacaaaaacccaccaattcactatctcaaaaaattagaatacatcataagaccaataaaaaaaaaaaaaaaaaaaaaacatttttagtgaattgttggccttctggaaagtatgttcatttactgtatatgtactcaatacttggtaagggctcctattgctttaattactgcctcaatttggcatggcatggaggtg is a window of Myxocyprinus asiaticus isolate MX2 ecotype Aquarium Trade chromosome 8, UBuf_Myxa_2, whole genome shotgun sequence DNA encoding:
- the LOC127444597 gene encoding uncharacterized protein LOC127444597, encoding MGEQRQGGHSSSALQPERPSFQMKMTSYVMPSKFYFQNWGQLLVGGCFTYLQADGVAENSLVAPDDTGYTGRILKAASRGGKNLFIVPIQEELSTNPLQLTDEAFSSMPKATCQKCGVAVPLHLLTEHIKSCGVIDVGSDDNLDSAAMQQCPVCTEMFPTDFIEVHASSCGESAGNEVMHESTVNEEEQAAMPGPSGTCVTVTDGWLTISDPTKAISQCANNFCHILEMESPLLLSMDIRSRLAEQDMALISFYKRPNVEWARPLNCRLEEDHACRDSALLLFMSCLV